In Fusarium oxysporum f. sp. lycopersici 4287 chromosome 12, whole genome shotgun sequence, one DNA window encodes the following:
- a CDS encoding hypothetical protein (At least one base has a quality score < 10), with the protein MPAIEFANSYGSSMHHLVSGSYTNKTLFLLAFDTIAKTLTLNATVPGFGLHQFVTSNAAKNRVYATAMSEPPQLFSWSVDENYQFTHLDTVNITSSSCYFSDDGNLAFSSGGSTAAIHGLTENGAIGEQVQELYMVPEEEIENVNKTRAAVLYGAHAFDINVNRKGFVPHLGMNSIFMYDIAENGTARPLSINLSPTEGDGPRNSYSSKDGKLLYVVMLDTRLEHIQRASAIPDDVRGVYTFRSNTVQMSRDGKYLFTSTRSWNNTEANGYVAAFALNDDGLLKIEKAVAFYEAPVTLGSAGGLRVAPWQDETNSDPNGITDYMYLSDTSEGWMFILGWTPSNHTLDVVASLHYPDNSTPYEATWLD; encoded by the exons ATGCCTGCCATTGAGTTCGCCAACTCCTACGGGAGCTCTATGCACCACCTCGTGTCAGGGTCTTACACCAACAAGACGCTCTTCCTGCTCGCCTTTGACACCATTGCTAAGACCTTGACTCTGAACGCTACTGTTCCTGGCTTTGGTCTCCATCAATTTGTCACAAGCAATGCTGCCAAAAACCGCGTCTACGCAACCGCCATGAGCGAGCCTCCTCAGCTTTTCTCGTGGTCGGTTGATGAGAACTACCAGTTTACTCATCTCGACACGGTGAATATCA CGTCTTCGTCTTGTTACTTCTCGGACGATGGCAACCTGGCTTTCTCTTCTGGTGGCTCAACTGCTGCTATCCATGGTCTCACCGAGAATGGCGCTATTGGTGAGCAGGTTCAGGAACTCTACATGGTGCCAGAGGAGGAAATTGAGAATGTGAACAAGACAAGAGCGGCTGTG CTCTATGGTGCTCATGCCTTTgacatcaacgtcaacagAAAGGGCTTTGTCCCTCACCT GGGCATGAACTCCATCTTTATGTACGACATTGCGGAAAACGGTACTGCTAGGCCTTTGTCGATCAACCTTAGTCCAACTGAGGGTGATGGACCACGAAACTCCTATTCTAGCAAGGATGGAAAGCTCCTCTACGTGGTAA TGCTTGACACACGTCTAGAACATATCCAGAGGGCAAGCGCCATTCCTGATG ATGTGCGAGGCGTATATACTTTCCGCAGCAACACAGTCCAAATGTCCCGCGACGGCAAATATCTCTTCACCAGTACTCGCAGCTGGAACAACACCGAAGCAAATGGTTACGTCGCGGCATTTGCACTCAACGATGACGGACTCCTGAAGATCGAAAAAGCCGTGGCTTTCTACGAGGCACCTGTCACTCTTGGCTCTGCTGGTGGTCTCCGAGTTGCCCCTTGGCAAGACGAAACTAACAGTGATCCCAACGGTATCACGGACTACATGTATCTCAGCGATACTTCTGAGGGCTGGATGTTCATTCTTGGTTGGACCCCTTCGAATCATACTCTTGATGTTGTGGCTTCGCTGCACTATCCTGATAACAGCACGCCTTACGAAGCAACTTGGCTTGATTAG
- a CDS encoding acetyl-CoA acyltransferase: protein MLFVTPSNLIHRFSDSNRDDLSGNWSGDGKHDTELGSRAIPTDIWPALRESPVIDALDCILPMGITSENVAERYGISREDQDTFAVNSHLKAAEARAFGLFSDEIVPVTQKKPDGLGEVVVDTDDGIRPQASSEGLAKLKPAFRENGTSTAAKKLGLSGNIMGKFVSAVTVGCAPDEMGVGPVIAIPKLLDSTGLTKDDVHRWEINEAFASQAIYCLRKLDVERAYQNNKFNPNGGAIALGHPLGATGARLTSTLLHG from the exons ATGCTCTTCGTCACTCCAAGCAATCTCATCCACCGCTTCTCAGATTCGAACAGGGATGATCTCAGTGGGAATTGGAGTGGGGATGGAAAGCATGACACGGAACTTGGGAGTCGAGCTATCCCAACTGACATCTGGCCCGCTCTGAGAGAGTCTCCCGTTATAGATGCCCTGGATTGCATTCTTCCAATGGGTATTACCTCCGAAAACGTCGCAGAGCGGTACGGTATCTCACGGGAGGATCAAGATACTTTTGCAGTCAACAGTCACCTAAAGGCGGCAGAAGCACGGGCATTTGGGCTTTTCTCGGACGAGATTGTCCCCGTTACGCAAAAGAAGCCTGACGGACTAGGAGAGGTTGTCGTCGATACGGATGATGGCATTCGACCTCAGGCAAGTTCGGAAGGCCTAGCAAAGTTGAAACCGGCCTTTAGAGAGAACGGTACCTCAACCGCTG CAAAGAAGCTTGGCTTGAGTGGTAACATCATGGGTAAGTTTGTTTCTGCAGTCACAGTAGGCTGTGCACCAGACGAGATGGGTGTCGGGCCGGTGATTGCAATCCCAAAGCTGCTGGATAGCACTGGCCTCACGAAGGATGATGTTCACAGATGGGAAATCAACGAGGCTTTCGCGAGCCAGGCAATCTATTGCTTAAGAAAACTAGATGTCGAAAGGGCGTACCAGAATAATAAGTTCAACCCGAATGGAGGTGCTATTGCTTTGGGGCATCCGCTGGGCGCTACAGGCGCAAGGCTAACTAGCACGTTACTACATGGCTGA
- a CDS encoding hypothetical protein (At least one base has a quality score < 10) gives MSTKTLPPLLLTKTLPPPLLMRRPLPLPLLTKTLPTSAADEETTTSSAVEETTTSDADEETSTSAAAVGTTTSDADEETSTSAADATTSDADEETSTSAAGAGTTTSEADEETSTSPAASTTDVDEETSTSAAAASTTDEVDETTTSAADDETTTSAAGASTTDVDEETSTSAAAGTTTSEADEETTSAGAGTSTSVADNETSSATTLVTLTRTTSTADEESSTATSEDLTGAPAGISTTSSAADEESSTATSEDLTGAPAGISTTSSAADEETSTSVADETTSQAASSTSVDEESTSQAASSTADATTSSSAADEESSTQVASTSSADESTSQAASSTSVADEETTSSQAASSTAAADDETTSQAAATTSSSMKETTSAAASTSSSAADESTSEAASSTSVAESSTSVEESTSASATTSEAESTSAAVTTSSSVDESSSQPVSTSSAAADETTSSAAASTSSDAETSSSADESTSVAASTSSSAEESSSQAASSTSADDETTTSQATTLSTAVRTDSTSADETSSSAVESSSSAAASTSADETSSSAAETSSAAAETSSSAAETSSSAAAETSSSAAETSSAAAETSSSAAETSSSAAETSSSADATSTSAAETSSSAAETSSSAAAENSSSAAETSSSAAETSSSAAETSSSAAETSSAAAETSSSAAETSSSAAETSSSAAETSSSAAAETSSSAAETSSAAAETSSSAAETSSSAAETSSSAAETSSSAAETSSSAAETSSSADATSTSAAETSSSAAETSSAAETTSASSTSEADATSTSADETTSQPTTLSTVVRTESESSTSEAATTTTSGGQ, from the exons ATGTCGACGAAGACACTACCACCTCTGCTGCTGACGAAGACACTACCACCTCcgctgctgatgaggagaccaCTACCTCTGCCGCTGCTGACGAAGACACTACCCacctctgctgctgatgaggagactaCCACCTCTTCTGCTGTCGAAGAAACCACTACTTCTGATGCCGATGAGGAGACCAGCacttcagctgctgctgtcggtACCACCACTTCGGACGCTGATGAGGAAACTTCAACCTCCGCTGCCGATGCTACCActtctgatgctgatgaagagACATCTACTTCCGCTGCTGGAGCTGGTACTACCACCtctgaggctgatgaggagactaGCACCTCCCCTGCTGCTTCCACTACTGACGTCGATGAGGAGACCTCTACTTCTGCTGCCGCTGCTAGCACTActgatgaggttgatgagactACCACTTCTGCTGCTGACGACGAGACCACTACTTCCGCTGCCGGTGCTTCTACCACTGATGTCGATGAGGAAACTAGCACTTCGGCTGCTGCAGGCACCACCACTTCTGAGGCTGACGAAGAGACCACTTCAGCTGGCGCTGGTACTTCCACCTCAGTTGCTGATAACGAGACCTCTAGCGCTACTACTCTTGTCACCCTGACCCGCACTACCAGCACCGCCGATGAGGAGTCATCCACAGCTACCTCAGAAGATCTCACTGGTGCCCCTGCTGGAATCTCTACCACTTCTTCTGCCGCCGATGAGGAGTCATCCACAGCTACCTCAGAAGATCTCACTGGTGCCCCTGCTGGAATCTCTACCACTTCTTCTGccgctgatgaggagacaTCTACCTCCGTCGCTGATGAGACCACTAGCCAGGCTGCTAGCAGCACCTCTGTTGATGAGGAGTCTACGAGCCAGGCTGCTTCATCCACTGCCGATGCTactacttcttcttctgctgctgatgaggagtCTTCTACTCAGGTTGCCTCCACCAGCTCTGCTGATGAGAGCACTAGCCAAGCGGCTTCCTCCACATCAGtcgctgatgaggagactaCCTCCAGCCAGGCTGCCTCTTCTACTGCcgctgctgatgatgagacTACGAGCCAAGCTGCTGccacaacttcttcatct ATGAAAGAGACTACCTCTGCTGCCGCTTCtacctcttcttctgctgccgATGAGTCTACCAGCGAGGCCGCCTCTAGCACGTCTGTTGCTGAGTCTAGCACTTCTGTTGAGGAGTCCACCTCTGCTTCTGCCACCACCTCTGAAGCCGAGTCTACCTCCGCTGCTGTCACTACCTCATCCTCTGTCGACGAGTCTTCCAGCCAGCCCGTCAGCACCagttctgctgctgctgatgagacGACTAGCTCCGCTGCCGCCTCTACCTCATCCGATGCTGAGacgtcttcttctgctgatGAGTCTACCTCTGTTGCTGCCTCCACCTCATCCTCTGCTGAGGAGTCCTCAAGCCAAGCTGCTTCTAGCACCTCTGCCGACGATGAGACTACTACTTCTCAGGCTACTACACTATCGACTGCTGTCCGAACCGATAGTACATCAGCTGATGAGACATCTTCTTCCGCCGTCGAGTCTAGCAGCTCTGCCGCCGCCTCCACTTCGGCTGATGAGACCTCCAGCTCTGCCGCCGAgacttcttcagctgctgccGAAACCTCCAGCTCTGCTGCcgagacttcttcttccgcTGCTGCTGAAACATCTAGCTCTGCCGCCGAgacttcttcagctgctgccGAAACCTCTAGCTCTGCTGCTGAGACCTCTTCCTCTGCAGCtgaaacttcttcttctgctgatGCTACATCTACTTCAGCAGCTGagacttcctcctctgctgctgagacctcatcttcagctgctgctgaaaACTCTTCTTCTGCCGCCGAAACCTCTAGCTCTGCTGCTGAGACCTCTTCCTCCGCAGCtgaaacttcttcttctgccgccgagacttcttcagctgctgccGAAACCTCTAGCTCTGCTGCTGAGACCTCTTCCTCTGCAGCtgaaacttcttcttctgctgctgagacctcatcttcagctgctgctgaaacctcttcttctgccgccgagacttcttcagctgctgccGAAACCTCTAGCTCTGCTGCTGAGACCTCTTCCTCCGCAGCtgaaacttcttcttctgccgctgagacctcatcttcagctgctgagacctcatcttcagctgctgagacctcttcctctgctGATGCTACATCTACTTCAGCAGCTGagacttcctcctctgctGCCGAAACCTCTTCTGCAGCTGAGACTACCTCTGCCTCGAGCACTTCAGAAGCTGATGCCACATCAACCTCTGCTGATGAGACCACCAGTCAGCCCACGACCCTGTCCACAGTGGTGCGAACCGAGTCGGAGTCCTCAACATCTGAGGCTGCTACCACCACTACTTCGGGTGGTCAGTAG
- a CDS encoding hypothetical protein (At least one base has a quality score < 10) — MHFIKAVVWGISLAAVNAAAVPADGSGVTTCEYSGGDRACEAHCIEKGKTFVSCAPECTCSGRLGNPLRRLLKRKTTSSAKPTTSKPATTSKKPTTTSKPATTSKKPTTTSKPATTSKKPTTTSKPVTTSKKPTTTSKPATTSKPATTSKKPTTTSKPATTSKPATTSKPATTSKPATTSKPATTSKPATTSKPATTSKPATTSKPATTSKPATTSKPATTSKPATTSKPATTSKPATTSKPPTTTSKPATTSKPTTTSKAATTTSKASSSSSSFSTSSKASTSTSAPASTSKASTSTSAAASTSKASTSTSSAAASTSSSASTSAAASTSSSAAVSSSSAAASSSAASSQATGAPAGGVTASTSDDDESTTSTLASESSSAAASSSTAVTSDESDNESTSSEVGGSTSADQTSSEATSSAAASSTSEADDETTTVVSSASADQSSSSAAVDDETTTSSAAAGTTTTEADEESTTSAADEETTTSVADATTTNVDEDTTTSVADEETTTSVADEETTTSAADEETTTSAADEETTTSAAGGATTTDVDEETSTSADVTTSEEVDESTTTAAAASTTGEADETTTSVADEDYY, encoded by the exons ATGCATttcatcaaggctgttgTCTGGGGTATATCCCTTGCTGCTGTCAACGCGGCTGCTGTGCCTGCAGATGGATCTGGTGTTACTACCTGCGAGTACTCCGGCGGCGACCGAGCCTGCGAAGCTCAT TGCATTGAGAAGGGCAAAACCTTTGTATCTTGTGCACC TGAGTGCACGTGTTCCGGTCGCTTGGGCAATCCTCTGAGACGCCTTCTCAAGAGGAAGACTACATCATCTGCCAAGCCTACCACTTCGAAGCCCGCTACTACCTCCAAGAAGCCCACCACCACTTCCAAGCCTGCTACTACATCTAAGAAGCCCACTACCACGTCTAAGCCTGCTACTACATCTAAGAAGCCTACAACTACCTCCAAGCCTGTTACCACTTCCAAGAAGCCCACTACTACTTCGAAGCCTGCCACTACGTCTAAGCCTGCCACCACATCCAAGAAGCCAACGACCACGTCTAAGCCTGCTACAACCTCAAAGCCCGCTACCACTTCCAAGCCCGCTACTACTTCCAAGCCCGCTACTACTTCCAAGCCCGCTACTACTTCCAAGCCCGCTACCACTTCCAAGCCCGCTACCACTTCCAAGCCCGCTACCACTTCCAAGCCCGCTACCACTTCCAAGCCTGCTACCACTTCCAAGCCCGCTACCACTTCCAAGCCTGCTACCACTTCCAAGCCCGCTACCACCTCGAAGCCTGCCACTACCTCGAAGCCTCCCACCACGACTTCAAAGCCCGCTACAACCTCCAAGCCTACTACAACTTCCAAGGCTGCGACAACAACCTCCAAGGCTTCATCGagctcatcctccttcagtACCAGCTCCAAGGCTTCTACTTCTACTAGTGCCCCTGCTTCCACTAGCAAGGCTTCTACCTCCACCAGTGCTGCCGCTTCTACAAGCAAGGCTTCAACCAGCACAAGCTCAGCTGCAGCTTCTACTAGCTCTTCTGCTTCtacctctgctgctgcttccaCCTCGTCCTCCGCTGCtgtctcatcttcttctgctgctgcctcATCCAGTGCTGCATCCAGCCAGGCCACTGGTGCCCCTGCTGGCGGTGTCACAGCCTCCACTTCCGATGACGACGAGTCTACTACTAGTACTCTTGCCAGCGAGTCCTCCAGTgctgcagcttcttcaagcactGCTGTGACTTCTGATGAGTCTGACAACGAGTCTACCAGCTCCGAAGTCGGTGGCAGCACATCTGCTGACCAGACCTCCTCTGAGGCTACTAGCAGTGCTGCTGCAAGCTCCACTAGCGAGGCTGATGACGAGACTACCACTGTCGTAtcctctgcttctgctgatcagtcttcttcctctgccgctgttgatgatgagaccacTACCTCTTCTGCGGCTGCTGGTACTACTACCACTGAGGCCGATGAGGAGAGCACTACCTCCGCTGCTGACGAAGAGACTACCACCTCTGTTGCTGATGCTACTACTACTAATGTCGACGAAGACACTACCAcctctgttgctgatgaggagactaCCAcctctgttgctgatgaggagactaCCACCTCCGCTGCTGACGAAGAGACTACCacctctgctgctgatgaggagaccaCTACCTCTGCCGCTGGTGGTGCCACTACTACTGATGTCGACGAGGAGACATCCACTTCTGCCGATGTCACTACCTcagaagaagttgatgagtCTACCACTACCGCTGCCGCCGCCTCTACCACTGGCGAGGCGGATGAGACCACCACATCTGTTGCTGACGAAGACTACTACTAA
- a CDS encoding ribokinase produces the protein MASPRPVVSVLGSLNIDLVSYVPHHPLPGETITSSRFNVFPGGKGANQAVACAKLSRTSDLKNPSVDVAMIGAIGADAYGSVLLDSLESYDVETESITVNKDGGAESQSGIAMIIVDEPTGQNRIILSPGANNSLQPSHFSKIPGPTPSLLIMQLEIPLETVIQAFKAAKATGTPVLLNPAPAQVLPAEIYQGLAHLILNETEAALLSDKDESEFEDISVVEKAAAGFLARGVRNVVITLGGRGAYYANDTGTKGLIPALKVEVVDTTAAGDTFIGAYAVELAGAEQRSEQFDIEKAVRSGIWASSKTVVRRGAQVSIPWKDELESTK, from the coding sequence ATGGCGTCACCAAGACCAGTCGTCAGTGTCCTCGGATCACTGAACATCGACCTCGTATCATATGTCCCTCATCATCCCCTCCCTGGTGAGACAATAACTTCAAGCCGGTTCAATGTCTTCCCCGGTGGAAAGGGCGCCAACCAAGCTGTTGCTTGTGCGAAGCTTTCTAGAACTTCTGATCTGAAGAACCCAAGCGTTGATGTTGCCATGATTGGTGCCATTGGAGCTGATGCTTATGGGTCCGTActccttgacagcctcgaGTCGTATGATGTTGAAACGGAATCTATCACTGTGAACAAAGATGGAGGCGCCGAGTCACAGAGTGGAATTGCCATGATCATTGTTGATGAACCGACCGGTCAAAACCGCATCATCTTATCACCAGGAGCCAACAATTCTCTGCAACCGAGCCACTTCTCTAAGATTCCTGGTCCAACACCGTCATTGCTTATCATGCAGCTTGAGATCCCTCTAGAGACAGTCATCCAGGCGTTCAAAGCCGCCAAGGCGACAGGAACTCCTGTTCTGCTCAACCCTGCCCCCGCTCAAGTACTCCCAGCAGAGATTTACCAAGGTCTAGCACATCTGATCCTCAACGAGACCGAAGCGGCTTTGTTGTCAGACAAGGACGAGTCCGAGTTTGAAGACATCTCAGTTGTTGAAAAGGCCGCTGCTGGTTTCCTTGCTCGAGGCGTAAGGAATGTTGTGATTACTCTGGGCGGTAGAGGAGCATACTATGCCAACGACACAGGAACAAAGGGTCTCATCCCTGCTCTCAAGGTTGAAGTTGTGGACACGACTGCTGCTGGTGACACATTCATCGGTGCTTATGCAGTTGAGCTTGCAGGCGCTGAGCAACGGTCAGAGCAGTTCGACATTGAGAAGGCTGTCAGGTCAGGAATTTGGGCATCGTCGAAGACAGTCGTGCGAAGGGGAGCGCAAGTGTCTATACCATGGAAGGATGAATTGGAATCAACGAAGTAA
- a CDS encoding hypothetical protein (At least one base has a quality score < 10), with amino-acid sequence MQLPTVLFNALLAFSGVAALPKSEPAASAKLIDLNSVGEVSEISESEIAPAGTKTVFDEHASPNPGLNKRQVLWGLCLGNAGLPSRKVEQYKSAVRSVFDEIAQWDPRSQRSVSHE; translated from the coding sequence ATGCAACTGCCAACTGTTCTTTTCAACGCTCTCCTCGCCTTCAGCGGGGTCGCAGCTCTTCCTAAGAGCGAACCTGCTGCTTCCGCCAAATTGATCGACCTTAATTCTGTGGGAGAAGTTTCTGAGATTTCCGAGAGTGAAATCGCCCCAGCTGGTACAAAGACTGTGTTTGACGAGCACGCTTCACCCAATCCCGGTTTGAACAAGCGACAGGTCTTATGGGGTCTGTGTCTCGGCAACGCTGGACTCCCCTCAAGAAAGGTTGAGCAGTACAAATCCGCGGTTCGTTCTGTTTTCGACGAAATTGCTCAATGGGACCCTCGCTCTCAAAGGAGCGTCTCACATGAGTAA